Proteins encoded within one genomic window of Maridesulfovibrio bastinii DSM 16055:
- the hflX gene encoding GTPase HflX: protein MKRINRLGDRRYLDACGYSNEQAREIVRLSYDIGRQIALLVNRQGRPEMVLIGDPGSIYIPELPRARQSTGRLRGLRLLHTHLSGEQLSEEDLMDMVFLRLDSVTVLGSDAEGEPEFAQFAYLMPPDSGAEPYMRLDPVRWDIADIDLAAQVKALEDEFSRVDQTRDTSDKRERAIVVSVSQDPKSIQERSLDELEDLADTAGVKVEGRMVQRVRKFNPKFILGKGKLSELEVLALQADAELILFDQELSPAQMRNLVEVTERKILDRTQLILDIFAQHATTRAGKLQVEMAQLKYTMPRLVGKNRAMSRLMGGIGGRGPGETKLEIDRRRIKDRISRLGSELKKVSRQRGFTRDRRSRAGVPVISLVGYTNAGKSTILNTLTNSDVLAENKLFATLDPTSRRIRFPQDQEVILTDTVGFIKELPKELKEAFRATLEELEAADVLVLVADSSHPEVEEQISAVENIITEMELYEVPRILILNKWDLLDEDQRSAMLSLHPGAVPAIGRKRSSLKEAVAAILDRL from the coding sequence TTGAAAAGAATAAATCGTCTTGGTGATCGTCGGTATCTGGACGCATGCGGATACAGCAACGAGCAGGCCCGAGAAATTGTGCGCCTTAGTTATGATATCGGCCGTCAGATTGCTTTGCTTGTAAACCGTCAGGGCAGACCGGAAATGGTTCTGATCGGTGATCCCGGTTCAATCTATATCCCGGAACTTCCCAGAGCCCGTCAGTCAACCGGAAGACTCCGGGGGCTCAGGCTGCTGCATACTCATCTTTCAGGTGAGCAGCTGTCTGAAGAAGACCTCATGGATATGGTCTTCCTGCGGCTGGACAGTGTTACTGTTTTAGGCTCTGATGCTGAAGGCGAGCCTGAGTTTGCACAATTTGCCTACCTGATGCCTCCCGACTCTGGAGCAGAACCGTATATGCGGCTTGATCCTGTGCGCTGGGATATTGCTGATATTGATCTTGCCGCTCAGGTTAAAGCTCTTGAAGATGAATTCAGCAGGGTTGATCAGACCAGAGATACTTCTGATAAAAGAGAAAGAGCGATAGTTGTAAGTGTTTCGCAGGACCCTAAAAGTATACAGGAGAGATCTCTTGATGAACTTGAGGATCTTGCTGATACTGCCGGTGTCAAAGTTGAAGGGCGTATGGTTCAGCGGGTTAGAAAATTCAACCCTAAATTTATTCTTGGAAAAGGAAAATTATCTGAACTTGAAGTCCTTGCGTTACAAGCTGACGCGGAGCTGATTCTTTTTGATCAGGAGCTTTCACCGGCGCAGATGCGAAATCTTGTGGAAGTTACAGAGCGGAAGATTCTGGACAGAACCCAGTTGATTCTGGATATTTTTGCCCAGCATGCCACAACCAGAGCCGGAAAGCTTCAGGTTGAGATGGCCCAGCTCAAATATACCATGCCGCGTCTTGTCGGTAAAAACAGGGCCATGTCCAGACTAATGGGCGGAATCGGCGGCAGAGGACCGGGGGAAACCAAACTGGAGATTGACCGTCGTAGAATCAAAGACAGAATTTCCCGTCTTGGATCTGAACTTAAAAAGGTCAGCCGGCAGCGTGGTTTTACCAGAGACCGCAGATCCCGTGCCGGAGTTCCGGTCATTTCGCTGGTCGGATATACCAATGCCGGAAAATCAACCATATTAAATACGCTTACCAATAGTGATGTTCTTGCTGAGAACAAGCTTTTTGCAACTCTGGACCCTACAAGTCGCAGAATCAGATTCCCTCAGGATCAGGAAGTAATCCTGACAGATACTGTTGGGTTTATTAAAGAGTTGCCTAAAGAATTGAAAGAAGCTTTCAGGGCTACTCTTGAAGAACTTGAAGCTGCGGATGTACTTGTGCTTGTGGCTGACAGCTCACACCCTGAAGTTGAGGAACAGATTTCCGCTGTTGAAAATATAATCACTGAAATGGAGCTGTATGAAGTTCCGCGCATCCTTATTCTTAATAAATGGGATCTTCTTGATGAAGATCAGCGCAGTGCCATGCTGAGCCTTCATCCCGGTGCTGTTCCTGCCATCGGACGCAAAAGAAGTTCTCTGAAAGAAG
- a CDS encoding IMP cyclohydrolase, whose product MDMLPVKRGILSVTDKSGLADFAAELTKFGVELVSTGGTRKMLLDSGLNVKSVSDLTGFPEIMGGRVKTLHPGVHGGVLADKDNPEHLATLKEHGIGTIDMICVNLYNFAKAASEGQDLKNAVEQIDIGGPTMLRAAAKNFHSVLVVPNPVHYPRIIEEMKANNGCVSLKLRKDLAAETFGLVSKYDSMIAEYLSSHDA is encoded by the coding sequence ATGGATATGTTGCCTGTTAAGCGTGGAATACTCAGTGTTACTGATAAGTCCGGACTTGCTGATTTTGCCGCTGAACTTACAAAGTTCGGTGTTGAACTCGTAAGCACCGGCGGAACAAGAAAAATGCTTCTTGATTCCGGCCTCAATGTGAAATCTGTAAGCGATCTTACTGGATTTCCTGAAATTATGGGCGGACGGGTTAAAACCCTGCATCCGGGAGTACACGGTGGTGTTCTTGCGGATAAAGATAACCCGGAACATCTTGCAACTCTGAAAGAGCATGGTATTGGCACTATCGATATGATTTGTGTCAATCTTTACAACTTTGCCAAGGCCGCAAGCGAAGGACAGGATCTTAAAAACGCTGTTGAACAGATTGATATTGGCGGTCCAACCATGCTTCGTGCTGCTGCGAAAAATTTTCATTCTGTACTGGTAGTTCCCAATCCGGTTCACTACCCGCGCATAATCGAAGAAATGAAGGCTAACAACGGTTGTGTCTCTCTCAAATTGAGAAAAGATCTGGCCGCTGAAACTTTTGGTCTTGTTTCTAAATATGACTCCATGATTGCTGAATATCTGAGCTCTCATGATGCTTAA